One part of the Bradyrhizobium sp. CB1650 genome encodes these proteins:
- a CDS encoding GntR family transcriptional regulator: MAERKKARTDGKRGRSTVAKRRLRLQRTGLHEDATARLRSLIVRGDLAPGEPVIEADLSDALGISRTPLREALKLLASEGLVELRLNRSAIIAPIRQDEVEELFEAVSGIERVAAELAALRMTERDLEKLDQLQERMERLHDTGKLRDYFELNQQIHSFIVACSRNRALKATHDWLLGRVERARLFALSSQERWDESVQEHRALLAALKQRDADLAGRVLAQHVVRTGVVVREILDSRRDGVGQPGDDAAAHDDLVTQQEDHV; the protein is encoded by the coding sequence ATGGCGGAACGTAAGAAGGCAAGGACGGATGGCAAGCGCGGTCGTTCGACGGTCGCGAAGCGACGTTTGCGGCTGCAGCGCACGGGCCTGCACGAGGATGCCACCGCGCGGCTGCGCAGCCTGATCGTTCGCGGCGACCTTGCGCCCGGCGAACCCGTGATCGAGGCCGATCTCTCCGATGCGCTCGGCATTTCCCGCACGCCCCTGCGTGAGGCGCTGAAACTCCTGGCGTCCGAAGGGCTGGTCGAGCTTCGCCTCAATCGCAGCGCGATCATCGCGCCGATCCGCCAGGACGAAGTCGAGGAATTGTTCGAGGCGGTCAGCGGCATCGAGCGGGTTGCGGCCGAGCTTGCCGCGCTGCGCATGACCGAGCGCGACCTCGAAAAGCTCGATCAACTGCAGGAGAGAATGGAACGGTTGCACGACACCGGCAAGCTCCGCGACTATTTCGAGCTGAACCAGCAGATCCACAGCTTCATCGTCGCCTGCTCGCGCAACCGAGCGCTGAAGGCCACCCACGACTGGCTGCTCGGCCGGGTCGAGCGCGCGCGCCTGTTCGCCCTGTCGTCGCAGGAGCGATGGGATGAATCCGTGCAGGAGCATCGTGCGCTGCTTGCCGCGTTGAAACAGCGCGACGCCGATCTCGCCGGGCGGGTCCTGGCGCAGCACGTGGTACGGACCGGCGTCGTGGTCCGGGAAATTCTCGACAGCCGTCGCGACGGCGTGGGGCAGCCTGGCGACGACGCGGCCGCGCATGACGACCTCGTGACCCAACAAGAGGACCATGTATGA